A window from Anser cygnoides isolate HZ-2024a breed goose chromosome 1, Taihu_goose_T2T_genome, whole genome shotgun sequence encodes these proteins:
- the LOC106048093 gene encoding alpha-2-macroglobulin-like protein 1: MWTPFLLSCLLYTLAIVAQPKYLIILPAELPFPSSQRVCLDLRGVEKPIRVALTLVHASSNISIYRKVVRNNWIFECSRFQVPKPAGSQEVGTVQLHISNGHYFSAKEEKQVLIRRTGTGTFIQMDKPVYRPGQTVKFRIVTLTEDFVPVNSKYSMVEIQDPNQNRIGQWLDVRPKQGIADLSFQLASELSLGTYTISVVNPKVSSTFKVEEHVLQKFDVFFEGPVQIYASNKTFPLRVCGRYHYGKAVQGTMRVTLCQKARRRPQNVSKDICREYSGETVSKGCFTPSVSTSVFNLAPSEEDSKIYAEASLLEAGTGVQINSSSQILISRTAARAVFETPNAYYIPGVPYRGKIKLQDHHGNGMKNRKVYLVIKFMRRRLIKMYITDGNGRASFNLDTTAWNSSSVFLEGRFTLEDLTHTPWKTGISYTNAYHHLQPFHVTTKSFLDIHPLTGTLPCGLKQSVQVTFTLSRDDLGEDTSRIGFAYYVTGKAGIVVRGQRSVQVGKLNMLKGSFSIPLTFTADFTPSPSLVVYAIFPGGGITADSIRFDVALCFENEVKVGFLPKEAHPESTVQLRLQAAPGSVCAVQAVDETMFLVRPESELTSQMVYGLFPAIYRHGYPAQVEEYPDHCVQPHSTSPLLQGKPQHSFQPDIFNLFWNMGLKIFSNLAIRKPTQCSHRADRKPMMGGPPMEYKRMTEEQPQLTTQGRFHHYLPETWIWNLFSVGSNGSRSVPVTAPAAVAAWKVKTFCLAGRGFGLAPTTSLRTVQPVFVDVTLPYSVIQGETFTLKATVFNYLQQCIQIQVALAKSPDFQVELCRTCRDRECLCAEESKTFAWNMTAIQLGTLNITIRTEVLDTTPRCGDRKPLPATMRRRHILVKHLLVRPEGVLVEKSYSSILCPRGGNMVEDSVPLHLPDNVVKGSARASISISGDLMGIVLQNLDRLVQLPHGCGEQNMVLFAPIVYVLQYLEKTRQLTPEIKEKAAGLLHNGYQAQLLYKHRDGSYSVFGQQDGEGNTWLTAFVVKSFGQAKKYIYVDDKNIQDALRWLEQNQLPSGCFATKGSFFHSSIKGSVDDEISLGAYVAAALLELGQPLKGKMMQSTLHCLQQAVHNVTSIYTEAVLAYAFALAGDYETTQELLYKLEEQAIKSGGQIHWSPKPSSPASTAFWPGTQSVDVELTAYMLLAYLSKPRVHAGDMTTAAGIVAWLTQQQNAYGGFASTQDTVVALQALAKYAARTFSTSGQALVRVKSHRGFGKTFQVTRQKRLLVQQAALTEIPGQFLVQAQGSSCVFAQTVLRYHKSPPRTTVTFTLRVNTELANCSQANTRALVVRILVSYIGSRVTSNMVIMEVSLLSGFVLAPVSRMSLERKTIIKKIEVKADVVYIYLDKLNDESQTFSLQLEQIFEMKNLKPATVKVYDYYQPEERALADYNAVCS, from the exons ATGTGGACTCCTTTCCTCCTGAGCTGCCTGCTCTACACCCTGGCGATAGTGGCACAACC GAAGTACCTGATCATCCTCCCGGCTGAACTgcccttcccctcttcccagAGGGTGTGCTTGGACCTGCGTGGTGTGGAGAAGCCTATTCGCGTAGCCTTAACTCTTGTGCATGCCTCTAGCAACATCAGCATCTACCGCAAGGTTGTCCGGAACAACTGGATCTTTGAGTGCTCCAGGTTTCAG GTCCCCAAACCTGCAGGCAGCCAAGAGGTGGGCACTGTCCAGCTGCATATCTCCAATGGCCACTATTTCAGTGCAAAGGAGGAGAAGCAAGTCCTGATTCGTAGGACTGGCACCGGCACCTTCATCCAAATGGATAAACCTGTCTATAGGCCAGGACAGACAG tGAAATTTCGGATAGTGACATTGACTGAAGACTTTGTCCCCGTTAACAGCAAG TACTCCATGGTGGAAATCCAG GACCCAAACCAAAACCGCATTGGCCAATGGCTGGATGTGAGACCAAAACAGGGCATTGCAGATCTCTCTTTCCAGTTAGCTTCTGAACTCTCTCTGGGGACTTACACCATCAGTGTGGTGAACCCAAAAGTGTCCAGTACATTTAAGGTGGAGGAACATG TGTTGCAGAAGTTTGATGTTTTCTTCGAAGGCCCAGTTCAGATTTATGCTTCAAATAAAACCTTCCCACTGCGTGTATGTGGCAG GTACCACTATGGAAAAGCAGTGCAAGGGACCATGCGGGTGACTTTGTGCCAGAAGGCAAGGAGGCGTCCTCAAAATGTCAGCAAGGATATCTGTAGAGAATACAGTGGTGAG ACTGTGAGCAAGGGGTGCTTCACACCTTCTGTAAGCACATCGGTGTTTAATCTGGCTCCCAGTGAGGAGGACAGCAAAATCTATGCAGAAGCTTCTCTTCTGGAGGCAGGCACAG GGGTCCAAATCAACTCCTCCAGCCAAATCCTCATTTCCAGGACAGCTGCACGGGCAGTGTTTGAAACACCAAATGCTTACTACATCCCCGGAGTACCCTACAGGGGGAAG ATTAAGCTTCAGGATCACCATGGAAATggtatgaaaaacagaaaagtttatCTCGTGATAAAGTTCATGAGACGTCGGCTTATCAAAATGTATATCACAGATGGCAATGGAAGAGCATCGTTCAACCTGGACACAACTGCCTGGAACAGCTCCTCAGTCTTTTTGGAG GGAAGGTTTACACTGGAAGATCTCACGCACACACCCTGGAAAACTGGTATCAGTTACACAAATGCTTACCATCACCTGCAACCCTTCCATGTCACAACGAAGAGCTTCCTGGACATACACCCACTCACAGGAACACTGCCCTGTGGACTAAAGCAGAGTGTGCAGGTGACCTTCACACTCAGTCGGGATGACCTGGGAGAAGACACCAGCCGGATAGGTTTTGCATATTAT GTCACTGGGAAGGCTGGCATTGTGGTCAGGGGACAGAGGAGCGTCCAGGTTGGGAAGCTGAACA tgTTGAAGGGctccttctccatccctctgaCCTTCACTGCTGACTTCACCCCATCACCTTCTTTAGTGGTGTACGCTATCTTCCCTGGTGGAGGTATAACAGCAGATAGCATCCGCTTTGATGTTGCCTTGTGCTTTGAAAATGAG GTCAAAGTAGGTTTCCTGCCTAAAGAAGCCCACCCAGAGTCAACAGTGCAGCTCCGactgcaggcagcccctggcTCCGTGTGTGCGGTACAGGCCGTGGATGAAACCATGTTCCttgtgagaccagagagtgagCTGACAAGCCAAATG GTCTATGGCTTGTTCCCTGCTATCTACCGACATGGGTACCCTGCCCAAGTTGAAGAGTATCCAGATCACTGTGTTCAGCCCCACTCCACATCACCTTTGCTGCAAGGGAAACCACAGCATTCCTTTCAGCCTGACATCTTCAACCTCTTCTGG AACATGGGTCTGAAAATCTTCTCAAACCTTGCAATCAGGAAGCCAACTCAATGCTCTCATCGGGCAGATAGGAAGCCAATGATGG gggGTCCTCCTATGGAATACAAAAGAATGACCGAGGAACAACCCCAATTAACAACCCAAGGAAGATTTCACCACTATTTGCCTGAAACTTGGATCTGGAATCTGTTCTCTGTTGG CTCCAACGGGAGCAGGAGCGTGCCAGTCACAGCGCCTGCTGCTGTCGCTGCGTGGAAAGTCAAGACATTCTGCTTggctgggagggggtttggACTTGCCCCGACCACAAGCCTCAGAACAGTACAACCTGTCTTTGTGGATGTGACGTTGCCATATTCTGTGATACAAGGAGAGACCTTCACGCTGAAGGCTACTGTCTTTAACTACCTGCAGCAGTGCATACAG ATACAGGTAGCCCTGGCTAAATCCCCGGACTTCCAGGTGGAGCTGTGCCGGACCTGCAGGGACAGAGAGTGCCTCTGCGCGGAAGAGTCCAAGACCTTCGCGTGGAACATGACAGCAATCCAGCTGG GGACTCTGAATATCACAATCAGGACTGAGGTACTGGACACCACACCACGCTGTGGGGACAGGAAGCCCTTGCCAGCTACCATGAGGCGGAGGCACATTCTGGTCAAACACTTGCTGGTTCGG ccagaaggtGTGCTAGTGGAGAAGTCTTACAGCTCCATTCTGTGCCCAAGAGGAG GAAACATGGTTGAAGACTCTGTGCCCCTTCACCTCCCTGATAATGTAGTAAAGGGATCTGCCAGAGCTTCAATTTCCATCTCAG GTGACCTCATGGGGATTGTGTTACAGAACCTGGACCGTCTGGTGCAGTTGCCCCATGGATGTGGGGAGCAGAACATGGTGCTGTTTGCCCCCATTGTCTATGTGCTGCAATacctggagaagacaaggcaGCTGACCCCTGAAATCAAGGAGAAGGCAGCAGGACTCCTGCACAATG GGTACCAGGCACAGCTTCTTTATAAGCATAGAGATGGGTCCTACAGTGTCTTCGGGCAgcaggatggggaggggaaCACTTG GCTGACAGCTTTTGTAGTCAAGAGTTTTGGCCAAGCCAAGAAATACATCTATGTAGATGACAAGAATATCCAGGATGCCTTACGCTGGCTAGAGCAAAATCAACTCCCCAGTGGCTGCTTTGCCACCAAAGGGAGTTTCTTTCATTCCTCTATAAAG GGCAGCGTGGATGATGAAATCTCCTTGGGAGCGTATGTcgctgcagcactgctggagctgggtCAGCCACTGAAG GGCAAGATGATGCAGAGTACCCtccactgcctgcagcaggcagttCACAACGTCACCAGCATCTACACAGAAGCTGTACTGGCCTATGCTTTTGCCCTGGCCGGAGACTATGAGACAACCCAGGAGCTGCTATACAAGTTGGAGGAACAGGCCATCAAATCAG gagGACAAATACACTGGAGCCCCAAACCAAGCTCCCCGGCTTCCACAGCCTTCTGGCCTGGTACTCAGTCAGTGGATGTGGAACTGACAGCCTACATGCTCCTGGCGTACCTTTCCAAGCCACGGGTGCATGCAGGTGACATGACAACTGCAGCTGGTATTGTGGCATGGCTGACCCAGCAGCAGAATGCCTATGGGGGCTTTGCCTCCACCCAG GACACAGTTGTTGCCCTGCAAGCTTTAGCAAAATATGCAGCAAGGACCTTCAGCACATCAGGCCAAGCGCTTGTGAGGGTGAAGTCCCACAGGGGCTTTGGGAAGACATTCCAAGTCACCCGCCAGAAACGGCTGCTGGTGCAGCAGGCAGCGCTGACAGAGATCCCAGGGCAGTTCCTGGTGCAggcccagggcagcagctgtgtttttgcTCAG ACAGTGCTGAGGTACCACAAGTCTCCCCCGCGGACCACTGTAACCTTCACTCTGCGTGTCAACACAGAGCTGGCCAACTGTAGCCAGGCCAACACGCGTGCCCTTGTTGTCCGCATCCTTGTCAG CTACATTGGCAGCAGAGTCACATCCAACATGGTGATCATGGAGGTCTCCTTGTTGTCTGGATTTGTCCTGGCTCCAGTCTCCAGGATGTCG CTGGAGCGCAAAACCATCATTAAGAAAATAGAAGTGAAAGCTGATGTGGTCTACATTTATCTGGACAAG CTCAATGATGAATCTCAGACTTTCAGTCTGCAACTGGAACAAATATTTGAGATGAAGAACCTGAAACCAGCCACCGTCAAAGTCTATGATTACTACCAGCCAG AGGAGCGAGCCTTGGCTGACTACAATGCTGTCTGTAGCTGA